A genomic window from Pseudomonadota bacterium includes:
- the kdsB gene encoding 3-deoxy-manno-octulosonate cytidylyltransferase, translating to MDKKYKCYGIIPARYESTRFPGKPLADIAGKPMFWHVFNNARKCPELSKVVLATDDKRIVSAAKALDVPVVETRKDHPSGTDRVLEAAQLLNFPDNSIIVNIQGDEPLLNPDMLTQIVKPFASPKILVSTLARKIQNNEAGNINQVKVVFSKTGNALYFSRMAIPCYRDGKDGEFYGHIGLYAFRMNTLVKFVSLGPSNLEAAEKLEQLRLLENDIPVHVVLTRYESIGVDKPEDINKILKIIDKKSI from the coding sequence ATGGACAAAAAGTATAAATGTTACGGTATTATTCCGGCTCGTTATGAATCAACCCGATTTCCGGGAAAGCCTCTTGCCGATATTGCGGGAAAGCCTATGTTCTGGCATGTATTTAATAACGCAAGAAAATGCCCGGAACTTTCAAAGGTTGTTCTTGCAACAGATGACAAGCGCATAGTTTCTGCTGCAAAAGCCCTTGATGTTCCGGTAGTTGAAACCAGAAAAGATCATCCCAGCGGAACAGACAGGGTTTTGGAAGCCGCACAATTATTAAATTTTCCCGATAATTCCATAATTGTGAATATTCAAGGAGATGAGCCGCTTCTTAACCCTGATATGCTTACACAAATAGTAAAACCTTTTGCATCCCCCAAAATACTTGTTTCAACTCTTGCAAGAAAGATCCAAAATAATGAAGCCGGAAATATTAATCAGGTAAAAGTGGTGTTTTCAAAAACAGGAAACGCCTTGTATTTTTCGCGTATGGCAATTCCATGTTATCGTGACGGTAAGGATGGGGAGTTTTATGGCCATATTGGATTATATGCATTCAGGATGAATACTCTGGTAAAATTTGTTTCTCTGGGGCCAAGTAATCTTGAAGCAGCTGAAAAGCTTGAGCAGCTAAGACTGCTTGAAAATGACATTCCTGTGCATGTTGTTTTAACCAGGTATGAAAGCATAGGTGTGGACAAACCTGAAGATATAAATAAGATATTAAAAATTATTGATAAAAAAAGTATCTGA
- a CDS encoding dephospho-CoA kinase, translated as MILVYTPEEIQLKRLMERDSISETDTMHKIHSQMPIEEKKQHATIVIDNSGSIEATKQKTMEAFNCLKDKKTNKSGLKHL; from the coding sequence GTGATCCTTGTTTATACACCTGAAGAAATCCAGTTAAAAAGACTTATGGAAAGAGACTCAATTTCCGAAACTGATACAATGCATAAGATTCATTCACAGATGCCGATAGAAGAAAAAAAACAACATGCCACAATAGTAATTGATAACAGCGGAAGCATTGAAGCTACAAAGCAAAAAACAATGGAAGCATTTAACTGCCTGAAAGATAAAAAAACAAACAAGTCAGGTTTGAAACACTTGTAA
- a CDS encoding SIS domain-containing protein, whose protein sequence is MKKASGIITALLLADVYFGKDPAKTPDFSIIIFPCPKNVLCCGIACIISFNKSEKSTANIDIASLENSIEKIESRSFELCTKNNFSLDENYFCGKDTVESLLANVRELKSNESFFAIFENKNIQNKIFELSKRINKLIDSESKILAAKMGVLEPSAVETISKRIEDLKDVSWILSNEIGHNVSKVYNLIGAADNNFNFSSVTIYKNINAVFNSMDRLEVRGRDSAGISLMFVLDTGEYNKFEKEITKKKLAKSLKERSSCDILLNGGISKSKTEEKTGESLVSVALVYKVAAEIGSLGDNINFLRNQIKDDRILQILVSFKNKYHTVSSHTRWASVGAITEANCHPVDGSKAGFGSWKHGIIHVCLNGDIDNYLELKKEYESCGNSFGSEITTDTKIIPHQIEKYLSKGFDIEESFRLAVNDFEGSHAITMHTNLDPGRIYLAHKGSGQAFFIGIGKDSYMPASEVYGFVEETQNYIKMEGDKVVQSNNGSTQGQIFILSQESCGGISGIKAMYYDKMQVCIEEKDLKHTGITSRDIDRQNYPHYFLKEISESPLSVEKTLLNRWKTSADGKKYSAFLSEKEFPESVKKAFSEKKIRRILFAGQGTAGVAALACSDILNYYLNDPQIHIGAHKASELSGFMLDSEEISNSMSDTLVVAISQSGTTTDTNRAVEMVKKRGAKTLAIVNRRDSDIAFKVDGVIYTSSGRDIEMSVASTKAFYCQIVAGAVLGLFIAQINGRRNGNFVSDEVRSLLEISSHMRKVLSMKEVIEKSARRLAVTKTYWATVGSGPNKASADEIRIKLSELCYKTISSDYVEDKKHIDLSSEPLIIICSAGTRGNVIGDIVKDTAIFKAHKAAPVVIADEGEERFEQYAEDVFYVPAVGQHLSPILNTLAGHIWGYYAALSINDGSSFIYRFREELQSTIDGQLEKGTDIYELILEKSFREKIAYFYTEFRRRRAEKQLPSILGFDAALSLILLCKYLSGKLPVSDFEIDFGIKGTAKNMLDTLFKVLGESINLMIRPIDAIKHQAKTVTVGTSRISEKLYGILFDVLSDNGLNPSQLINKNILVLKNLQEIVSNINGYILYRIGKLDLLGELTDDTSIQVEKKEGVLKSIPSRVESDTRLKGSKKTIVQSGNVYIGKGRKDNRSIIVIPVISSSPQRSNVIEHLLLLNISFKENVLLPVKIKALGGKYDHIKNIVQENSVPWDDNYLNWIKLDDLFGVSAEKTAEFIVSKLK, encoded by the coding sequence ATGAAAAAAGCATCTGGAATAATTACGGCTTTGCTTTTAGCCGATGTTTATTTTGGCAAAGACCCGGCAAAGACCCCTGATTTTTCTATTATTATTTTCCCATGCCCTAAAAATGTTTTATGTTGCGGAATTGCATGTATTATTTCTTTTAATAAAAGTGAAAAATCTACCGCAAACATTGATATTGCCTCCCTTGAAAATAGCATAGAAAAAATTGAGTCCCGTTCATTTGAACTTTGCACAAAAAACAATTTTTCTTTAGATGAAAATTATTTCTGCGGCAAAGATACGGTCGAATCCCTGCTTGCAAACGTTCGGGAATTAAAAAGTAATGAATCCTTTTTTGCAATATTTGAAAACAAAAATATTCAGAACAAGATTTTTGAGCTTTCAAAACGAATAAACAAACTTATTGATTCGGAATCAAAAATCCTTGCAGCAAAAATGGGAGTTCTTGAGCCTTCGGCAGTTGAAACAATATCAAAACGAATTGAAGACCTTAAAGATGTTTCTTGGATTCTTTCAAACGAAATCGGACACAATGTTTCAAAGGTCTATAATCTGATAGGCGCTGCGGATAATAATTTCAATTTTTCATCAGTTACCATCTATAAAAATATAAATGCGGTGTTTAACAGTATGGACCGGCTTGAAGTAAGAGGCCGTGATTCAGCCGGTATTTCCTTGATGTTTGTTTTAGATACCGGGGAATATAATAAATTTGAAAAAGAAATCACCAAAAAGAAGCTGGCAAAAAGCTTAAAAGAACGTTCAAGCTGCGATATCCTGCTAAATGGCGGGATATCAAAAAGCAAAACAGAAGAAAAAACAGGGGAATCTCTTGTAAGTGTGGCTCTTGTTTATAAAGTAGCAGCAGAGATAGGAAGCCTTGGAGACAATATAAATTTTTTGCGAAATCAGATTAAAGATGACCGGATTTTGCAAATACTCGTTTCTTTTAAAAATAAATATCACACAGTTTCATCTCATACCCGCTGGGCTTCGGTGGGTGCTATTACGGAAGCAAATTGTCATCCGGTTGATGGAAGCAAAGCCGGATTCGGTTCATGGAAACATGGCATAATTCATGTGTGCTTAAACGGTGATATCGATAATTATCTTGAACTAAAAAAAGAATATGAAAGTTGCGGCAATTCTTTTGGCAGCGAGATAACCACAGATACCAAGATTATACCGCATCAGATTGAAAAATATTTGAGTAAAGGGTTTGATATTGAAGAATCATTTCGTCTTGCAGTAAACGATTTTGAGGGATCTCATGCCATAACAATGCATACTAATCTTGACCCTGGAAGAATTTATCTTGCACATAAGGGAAGCGGTCAGGCATTTTTTATAGGAATCGGAAAAGATAGCTACATGCCTGCATCCGAAGTTTACGGATTCGTAGAAGAGACTCAAAATTATATTAAGATGGAAGGCGATAAAGTTGTACAAAGCAATAACGGAAGCACACAAGGGCAAATTTTTATATTATCCCAGGAATCTTGTGGCGGTATTTCCGGTATAAAAGCAATGTATTATGATAAAATGCAAGTTTGTATCGAAGAAAAAGATTTAAAGCATACCGGCATTACTTCAAGAGATATAGACCGTCAGAATTATCCCCATTACTTTTTAAAAGAGATATCGGAATCGCCTTTATCGGTTGAAAAAACTCTTTTAAACCGTTGGAAAACAAGTGCTGACGGAAAGAAGTATTCTGCTTTTCTTTCAGAAAAAGAATTTCCGGAATCTGTTAAAAAGGCTTTTAGCGAAAAGAAAATAAGACGAATTCTTTTTGCAGGCCAGGGAACAGCCGGTGTTGCAGCACTGGCTTGTTCAGATATTCTTAATTACTACCTAAATGATCCACAGATTCATATTGGGGCACATAAAGCTTCGGAACTTAGCGGATTTATGCTCGATTCCGAAGAGATATCAAACAGCATGTCGGATACCCTTGTTGTAGCAATAAGCCAGTCCGGAACAACAACGGATACTAACCGAGCTGTAGAAATGGTAAAAAAAAGAGGCGCTAAAACTCTTGCGATTGTAAACAGAAGAGATTCGGATATAGCTTTTAAAGTTGATGGTGTTATCTATACCAGCAGCGGCAGAGATATTGAAATGTCGGTGGCATCAACAAAAGCTTTTTACTGCCAAATTGTTGCCGGCGCAGTTCTTGGTCTTTTTATAGCTCAAATTAATGGGAGGAGAAACGGCAATTTTGTATCGGATGAGGTCAGAAGTCTTCTCGAAATATCTTCGCACATGAGAAAAGTGCTTTCGATGAAAGAAGTGATTGAAAAATCAGCAAGAAGGCTTGCTGTTACTAAAACTTATTGGGCAACAGTCGGCAGCGGTCCGAACAAGGCTTCGGCTGATGAAATAAGAATCAAATTAAGTGAATTGTGTTATAAAACAATTTCATCAGATTATGTGGAAGATAAAAAACATATAGACCTTTCATCAGAACCATTAATTATTATATGCAGTGCCGGCACAAGAGGAAATGTAATCGGAGATATAGTAAAAGATACTGCTATATTCAAAGCCCATAAAGCTGCTCCGGTTGTTATTGCGGATGAGGGAGAGGAAAGATTTGAGCAGTATGCTGAAGATGTTTTTTATGTTCCTGCGGTTGGCCAGCACCTGTCGCCTATATTAAACACACTTGCAGGACATATCTGGGGATATTATGCAGCCTTGTCGATAAACGATGGCTCAAGTTTTATATACAGGTTCAGAGAAGAATTGCAGAGTACTATAGATGGGCAGCTTGAAAAGGGTACAGATATCTATGAACTGATTCTTGAAAAATCCTTCAGAGAGAAAATAGCTTATTTTTACACTGAATTCAGGAGAAGAAGAGCTGAAAAGCAGCTTCCTTCAATCCTTGGGTTTGATGCAGCTTTAAGTCTTATTTTACTATGCAAGTATCTTTCGGGCAAGCTTCCGGTTTCCGATTTTGAAATTGATTTCGGGATAAAAGGAACTGCAAAAAACATGCTTGATACCCTTTTTAAAGTCTTGGGCGAATCTATAAACCTTATGATAAGGCCTATAGATGCAATAAAGCATCAGGCTAAAACAGTTACTGTAGGAACAAGCCGTATAAGCGAAAAACTTTACGGTATTTTGTTTGATGTGTTATCTGACAACGGCCTGAACCCGTCTCAGCTTATAAACAAGAATATATTAGTATTAAAAAATCTACAGGAAATAGTATCTAATATTAATGGATATATTCTTTACAGGATAGGGAAGCTGGATCTGCTTGGAGAACTGACTGATGATACATCTATTCAAGTGGAAAAAAAAGAGGGTGTCTTAAAATCAATCCCCTCAAGGGTGGAATCGGATACTCGTCTTAAGGGCTCCAAAAAAACTATTGTCCAAAGCGGCAATGTTTATATAGGAAAAGGAAGAAAAGATAATCGCAGCATAATTGTAATTCCTGTTATATCATCTTCTCCTCAAAGATCCAATGTTATAGAACACCTTCTTTTGTTAAATATTTCGTTTAAAGAAAATGTGCTTCTTCCTGTAAAGATTAAAGCCCTTGGCGGAAAATATGACCATATAAAAAATATTGTTCAGGAAAACAGCGTCCCTTGGGATGACAATTATCTGAACTGGATCAAATTAGATGATCTCTTTGGCGTATCAGCTGAAAAGACGGCTGAATTTATCGTATCAAAACTCAAGTGA
- the eno gene encoding phosphopyruvate hydratase, which translates to MTEIIDIKAREILDSRGNPTVEVDVFVACGAMGRAAVPSGASTGTREALELRDTKAKRFGGKGVTTAVKNVLTTIAPAIRGMDAADQTALDKHMIKLDGTPNKSKLGANAILGVSMAACRAAAAALGMPLYRYIGGVNARYLPLPMMNIINGGAHASNNLDIQEFMIIPVGAKNIAEAIRMGAETFHSLKKILKDKGLNTGVGDEGGFAPDLSSNEEAIKNIMLAIEAAGYKPGDDIGIGLDAAASEFYKKGKYNLSSEGKLLSAKQMIDYYENLIHKYPIFSIEDGLAEQDWKGWSAMTERLEASVQLVGDDIFVTNPAIFAKGIEQGIANSILIKLNQIGTVTETLDTIEMAKQAGYTTVISHRSGETEDAFIADLAVGINGGQIKTGSMSRSDRVAKYNQLARIEEELGEGALFSEEVL; encoded by the coding sequence ATGACTGAAATTATTGACATTAAGGCAAGAGAGATTTTGGATTCCAGAGGAAATCCAACAGTAGAGGTAGATGTATTCGTTGCCTGTGGAGCTATGGGCCGAGCGGCAGTTCCTTCCGGGGCTTCGACCGGAACACGTGAAGCTCTAGAGCTTCGTGATACAAAAGCAAAAAGATTTGGTGGCAAGGGTGTTACAACTGCTGTTAAAAATGTACTTACCACAATTGCTCCTGCAATCCGAGGCATGGATGCAGCAGATCAGACGGCGCTTGATAAGCACATGATCAAACTTGATGGAACTCCCAATAAGTCAAAATTAGGAGCCAATGCAATCCTGGGCGTCTCTATGGCTGCATGCAGAGCTGCAGCCGCTGCTTTAGGCATGCCCCTCTACCGTTATATCGGAGGCGTTAATGCACGATATCTGCCCCTTCCCATGATGAATATAATAAACGGCGGTGCTCATGCCTCAAACAATCTTGATATACAGGAATTTATGATAATTCCCGTTGGTGCAAAAAACATAGCGGAAGCTATTCGCATGGGAGCTGAAACTTTTCACAGCTTAAAAAAAATACTTAAAGACAAAGGCTTAAATACAGGGGTAGGTGATGAAGGCGGGTTTGCGCCTGATCTTTCTTCAAATGAGGAAGCTATTAAAAACATAATGCTTGCAATAGAAGCTGCCGGATACAAGCCAGGTGATGATATTGGAATAGGGCTTGATGCTGCCGCAAGCGAATTCTATAAAAAAGGAAAGTACAATCTGAGCTCTGAAGGCAAACTTCTTTCAGCAAAGCAAATGATAGATTATTATGAAAATTTGATTCATAAATACCCTATCTTCTCGATTGAAGACGGACTTGCAGAACAGGACTGGAAAGGCTGGAGTGCTATGACAGAACGTCTTGAGGCAAGCGTACAGCTTGTTGGTGATGATATATTTGTCACAAATCCTGCTATATTTGCAAAAGGCATAGAACAAGGAATAGCAAATTCCATACTAATAAAGCTTAATCAAATAGGAACCGTAACGGAAACGCTCGATACTATTGAAATGGCCAAACAGGCAGGGTATACAACCGTAATATCCCACAGATCCGGCGAAACGGAAGATGCATTTATAGCTGATCTGGCTGTCGGAATAAACGGAGGCCAGATCAAAACAGGGTCAATGTCAAGAAGCGACAGGGTCGCAAAATACAACCAGCTTGCACGAATTGAAGAAGAGTTGGGAGAAGGAGCGCTTTTTTCCGAAGAAGTACTATAA
- a CDS encoding CTP synthase has product MGNDTKYIFVTGGVLSSLGKGLASASIGALLESRGLSVTIQKLDPYINVDPGTMNPFQHGEVFVTDDGSETDLDLGHYERFTTIKLGQDNNFTTGKIYYSVISKERRGDYLGGTVQVIPHITDEIKNDIKLVSDGVDVVIVEIGGTIGDIESLPFLEAIRQFKADVGKENVIYIHLTLVPYIATAGEVKTKPTQHSVKELRSIGIQPDILLCRTDRFLSKEIKAKIALFCNVGVDAVITAKDVESIYEVPLIFHNEGLDDKIIELLKIWTRAPRLDAWEDLVRRVNSLKHSVKIAVVGKYTNLTESYKSLNEALYHGGFSNDSKVDLCFVDSENINADNCKEVLSDADGILVPGGFGSRGIEGKILAAQYARVNKIPFFGICLGMQLAVVEFARNVAQMTLANSSEFDEKTPFPVIYLMLSWYDEKTKTTQTRDITSEKGGTMRLGAYPCILKEGTLAQKAYGIGEISERHRHRYEFNNELKQKLEENGLIISGTSPSKDLVEIVEIPEHPWFLGCQFHPEFKSRPMNTHPLFKSFIEAALKKKLAAQ; this is encoded by the coding sequence ATGGGAAATGATACAAAGTATATTTTTGTTACCGGTGGTGTTCTTTCTTCTCTCGGAAAAGGGCTTGCTTCTGCATCTATAGGAGCTCTTCTGGAAAGTCGAGGACTTTCTGTTACTATTCAAAAACTTGATCCATACATCAACGTTGACCCCGGTACAATGAATCCTTTTCAGCATGGAGAGGTTTTTGTTACTGACGATGGCTCCGAAACCGATCTTGACCTCGGACATTATGAACGCTTTACAACAATCAAGTTGGGGCAGGACAACAACTTTACTACGGGAAAGATTTATTATTCCGTGATATCAAAGGAAAGACGCGGAGATTATCTGGGTGGGACAGTTCAGGTTATACCGCATATAACAGATGAAATTAAAAATGACATAAAACTGGTATCGGATGGGGTAGATGTTGTTATCGTGGAAATAGGCGGCACTATCGGGGATATAGAAAGCCTCCCCTTTCTTGAAGCCATACGTCAATTTAAAGCTGATGTTGGGAAAGAAAACGTTATTTATATCCATCTTACTCTGGTTCCTTATATAGCAACAGCCGGTGAAGTCAAAACCAAGCCTACACAACACAGCGTAAAAGAATTGCGAAGCATTGGAATTCAGCCTGATATACTTCTTTGCAGAACAGACAGATTCCTGTCTAAAGAAATAAAGGCCAAGATAGCACTTTTTTGCAATGTTGGCGTTGATGCCGTAATTACAGCAAAGGATGTTGAATCTATTTATGAAGTTCCACTTATATTTCATAATGAAGGGCTTGATGATAAAATCATAGAACTTTTAAAGATCTGGACAAGGGCACCTCGGCTTGACGCATGGGAAGATCTTGTCAGAAGGGTCAATTCACTTAAACATTCTGTCAAAATTGCTGTTGTAGGAAAATATACCAATCTTACAGAATCTTATAAGAGTTTGAACGAAGCTCTTTACCACGGCGGTTTCTCCAATGATTCCAAAGTAGATCTTTGCTTTGTTGATTCTGAAAATATAAACGCGGACAATTGCAAAGAAGTACTTTCTGATGCGGACGGCATATTAGTTCCGGGCGGATTCGGCTCGCGCGGAATAGAAGGAAAAATCCTGGCGGCCCAATATGCCAGGGTAAATAAGATTCCTTTTTTCGGAATATGTCTTGGGATGCAGCTTGCGGTAGTAGAATTTGCCCGAAATGTTGCACAAATGACATTGGCCAATAGTTCGGAATTTGACGAAAAAACCCCGTTTCCTGTTATATACCTTATGCTCTCATGGTATGATGAAAAAACCAAAACAACACAAACAAGAGATATAACTTCTGAAAAAGGCGGTACAATGAGACTTGGTGCCTATCCGTGTATTTTAAAGGAAGGAACTCTCGCTCAAAAGGCTTATGGCATAGGCGAAATTTCCGAAAGGCATAGGCACAGATATGAATTCAACAATGAGCTTAAACAAAAGCTCGAAGAAAACGGTCTTATTATAAGCGGAACTTCACCAAGCAAAGACCTTGTAGAAATAGTCGAAATCCCGGAACATCCCTGGTTTCTTGGATGCCAGTTTCATCCTGAATTCAAGTCACGTCCCATGAATACTCACCCTCTATTCAAGTCATTTATTGAAGCAGCATTAAAAAAGAAGCTTGCAGCACAATAG
- a CDS encoding B12-binding domain-containing radical SAM protein, with protein MLLLEPYAQELIAGAIQPPHDVKICDLAVEKHPIKAFTQVLKKYHPDFIGFGGFSGQYQINRKLAGISKEIMPDALTCLGGIHASSYPTDCKAPELFDLIVRGDGVSAIKVILKAMENGKPVPESEWIIPTNSPNFDHLASQTPPPIHPDGINTRPRRDLIDISNYYCICYGEPKQKMKTLFPKIACVRTSVGCPNRCSFCVVHFLANGKYLQRSIEDVVDEIASLPQEYIYFVDDETFINAKRMTQLAEMLIERGVKKKYLSWARSDTICRHPDLFALWKKAGLELVYVGFESLEEKNLTGYNKKATPDQNRKARQILRDLNLNIHAALMVNPDFDKEDFEILHKTIEELAPAEYAFTVLSPPPGTKAFNDAKDTFICEDPCLYYDCLHTILPTKLPLKTFYRYFSILYGKGAARIPPRINKVKVPIKDFVKLFWQGIKFARHLHGMYRDYDRKYW; from the coding sequence ATGTTGTTGCTTGAACCCTACGCTCAGGAACTTATTGCCGGAGCTATACAGCCCCCACATGATGTAAAAATCTGTGATCTGGCAGTTGAAAAACACCCGATAAAAGCGTTTACACAAGTACTGAAAAAATACCATCCCGACTTTATTGGTTTCGGAGGCTTTTCCGGGCAGTATCAAATCAATCGGAAACTGGCGGGTATATCTAAAGAGATTATGCCTGATGCTTTGACTTGCCTTGGCGGTATCCATGCTTCCAGTTATCCTACAGATTGCAAGGCTCCGGAACTATTTGACCTCATTGTTAGGGGAGACGGAGTTTCAGCCATTAAGGTCATCTTAAAAGCAATGGAAAACGGAAAGCCTGTTCCTGAAAGTGAATGGATTATACCCACAAATTCTCCAAATTTTGACCACCTGGCTTCCCAGACACCGCCGCCGATTCATCCTGATGGTATTAACACCCGTCCTAGGCGTGATCTGATAGATATATCGAACTATTACTGCATCTGCTACGGCGAACCCAAGCAGAAGATGAAAACTCTTTTTCCTAAGATCGCATGTGTAAGAACAAGCGTGGGCTGCCCGAACCGTTGCAGTTTTTGTGTTGTTCACTTTCTTGCGAACGGCAAATACCTCCAGCGCAGCATAGAAGATGTAGTTGATGAGATTGCATCACTTCCTCAGGAATATATTTATTTTGTTGATGATGAAACTTTTATAAATGCCAAGCGAATGACACAGCTTGCCGAAATGCTTATAGAGAGAGGAGTAAAGAAAAAATATCTCTCATGGGCAAGAAGTGATACAATTTGCAGGCATCCGGATCTTTTTGCTTTATGGAAAAAAGCCGGCCTCGAACTTGTTTATGTTGGTTTCGAATCGCTGGAAGAAAAGAATTTGACGGGATACAACAAAAAAGCAACCCCCGATCAAAACAGAAAAGCAAGACAGATACTGCGGGATCTTAATTTAAACATTCATGCCGCATTGATGGTAAATCCTGATTTCGATAAAGAAGATTTTGAAATCCTTCATAAGACGATAGAAGAACTTGCACCTGCTGAATATGCTTTCACAGTTTTATCTCCTCCGCCGGGAACGAAAGCTTTCAATGATGCAAAAGATACTTTTATTTGTGAAGACCCTTGTCTTTATTACGATTGCCTTCACACCATTTTGCCCACTAAACTGCCATTAAAAACATTCTATCGCTATTTTTCAATCCTTTACGGAAAAGGCGCAGCCAGAATTCCACCACGCATAAACAAGGTCAAAGTGCCAATCAAAGATTTTGTAAAATTATTCTGGCAAGGAATCAAGTTTGCCCGTCATCTTCACGGAATGTATCGTGATTATGACAGGAAATACTGGTGA